Genomic window (Egicoccus halophilus):
CACGACCGAGACCGACGAGTCGGCGAAGGACCTGCTCGACGACGTCGACGAGTTGCTCGACGAGATCGACGACGTGCTCGAGGAGAACGCGGAGGAGTTCGTCCGCGGCTACGTCCAGAAGGGCGGCCAGTAAGGGAACACCTGCGTTCCGCGCCAATCGATCGAGAGCTCGGGACGTGACGCCGTCAGGCGCGTGGCAGTCGCAGGACGAAGGTCGCGCCGTCGCCGGGTTCGCTGTGGACGTCGAGTGTCCCGCCCATGGTCTCGGCGAGGCTGCGGCCGAGGTACAGGCCCAGCCCGGTTCCCGAGATGCCGTCGCTGCCTCGTCCGCGGAAGAACTTGGCGAACACCTGTTCCTGCTCGTCGGCCGGGACCCCCGGCCCCTCGTCGGTGACCGTGAACGCCATCCGGTCGCCGTCGACCGCTGCCTCGATGATGATAGGTCCACCATCTGCGAACTTGAGGGCATTGCTACACAGGTTGAGCAGGATCTGTTCGACGCGGTCCGGGTCGCCGCACGCGCCCGGAAGTCCGGGGGCGACGCGGCACTCGACCCGGTCGCCGGCATCGCACAGTTCGGCGACGTTGGCCACGACGGCGGCCGGGTCGAACGGCATCGGGCGGACATCGGGCAGGCGATCGTTCTCGAGCCGTGAGAAGTCGAGGAACTGGCGGACGAGGCCGCGCAGGCGTCGTCCCTGGCGCCGGACCCGGCCGGCGAGTTCGGAGTACTCGGGCATGCCCGCCTGCTCGATGACGCCGAGGAACCCGAGGATCGAGGCCAGTGGTGTCTGCATGTCGTGCGAGAGCCCGGTCATCATCTCGTCCCGGACGCGGGTCGCAGCCGCGTGTTCGCGGTGACGCGCCATCTCGAGGTTGGTCCGGATCCGGGCCACGAGTTCGAGGTTGGTGAAGGGCTTGACGAGGTAGTCGTCGGCGCCGGCGTCGAGGCCGATCACCGTGGACGCCTCGCTCGCGCGTGCCGACAGGATCACGACGGGGGTCGCCGCGAGATCCGGGTCGCCGCGCAGGGCGGCGAGCAGTTCGAAGCCGTCGAGGCCGGGCATCATCACGTCGGCGAGCACCAGGTCCGGGCGCTCGTCGCGAATGCGTTGCAGCCCGGAGGTGCCGTCCGCGGCCGTCGTCACCCGCCAGTGCTGACCCAGGATTCGGCGCAGGTAACGTCGCAGGTCGGCGTTGTCGTCGACGACCAGTACGTGCGCCCCGGCCGTGTCCCCGGCACCCGGTGGCTCCACCGCGGTGGCGATCGTGATGTCGGGCTCGGTCCAGCCCAGGGCCTCGTCGAGGTAGGCGGACGGATCGATCGAGGTGCCCTCGAGCGGTGGGTTGCGGTCGATCTGGTCGGCCGGCAGGTGTTGAGTGCCGTAGGGCAGGCTGACCCGGAACGTGCTGCCGACACCCTCGGTGCTGTCGACCTCGATGTCGCCGCCATGCATGCGGGCCAACTCGCGGGCGAGCGAGAGCCCGATCCCGGTGCCCTCGTGACTGCGCGCCCGGCTGCCGCGGACGCGATGGAAACGCTCGAACAGCCGGCCCAGATGGTCGGCTGGGACGCCGACGCCGGTGTCGGCGACCTCGAGGACCGCACCGTCGCCGCCGTCGCGGAGCCGGACCGTGATCGCGCCCTCGAAGGTGTACTTGAGCGCGTTGGAGAGCAGGTTGAAGACGATCTTCTCCCAGCCGTCACGGTCGACGTAGACCGGGGACGGCAGTGCCGCGAGGTCGACCTGATAGTCGAGGTCGGCGCTGTCGATCGCCGAACGGAACACGCTCGCGAGATCCTCGGTCACCCGCGCGAGATCGGTCGCCCGGTAGCTGCCCCCGATCCTGCCGGCCTCGATCCGCGAGAAGTCGAGCAGCGTGTTGACCAACTTGGTGAGCCGGTCGGCGTTGCGACGCACGACCTCGAGGGCGTCCCGGTGGATCGCGGGCAGCGCCGGATCGGACATCACGTCCTCGAGGGGCTGCAGGAGCATGGTGAGCGGCGTACGGAACTCGTGGCTGACGTTGCTGAAGAACTCGGTCTTGGCCCGGTTGAGCTCGGCCAGGGCGGCCGCACGCTCGCGGGCTCGCCCTTCGGCGCGTTCGTCCGCCAGTGCCCGGGCGAGTTGGTCCGCGACCAGGCCGACGTAGTCGCGGTAGTCGTCGTCCCACGGCAACCGCGGGTTGATACCGGTGACGAGCACGCTCGACACCAGCGTGCTGCCCGGGTCACGCAACGGCTGCACGAAGGCGTACTGCGGCACCGTGCCGTCGACGGCGTCCATGACGTCGGCCAGCCAGTCGGGGACATCAACGACAGCGGCGCCACGGAGTCTGGCCGTGCCAAGCGACCACGGTGCTTCCCCGTCGAGGACGAACTCCGCCTCGAGGCCGGCGACGTCGAGCGACGAGACCGCATCGAGGGTCGCCCGGTCGTCCTCGATCAGGTACAGCGCCGCGAACGGCACATCCTCGCGGCAGCCCGCGAGCACCTCGATGGAGGCGGCGGTACCCCCCTCGGCCGCGGTGATGTCGCGCGCCCGCTCGCTGAGCCGACCGAGCGTGCGCAACCGACGTTCGCGCAGCACCTGCTCGGTGGTCTCGGTGACGGCGGTGAAGACGCCGTCCACCGCCCCGTCCGGGCCGCAGATCGGGCTGAAGGAGAAGGTGAAGTAGGCCTCCTCGACGTACCCCGCTCGGTCGAGCAGAAGCGGTAGGTCCTCGGACCAGGTGGCGTCGCCGCCCATCGCCTGGTCGAGCATCGGACCGACGACGTCCTCGGTCCCGGGCCAGCTGTCGCGTCCGGGCGCGCCGAACGCGTGCGGGTGCTCGTCTCCGAGGATCGGCGCGAACGCCTCGTTGTAGACCGTCACGAAGTCGTCACCCCACCACAGCAGCATCGGAAACCGCGAGGCGAGACAGATGTCGAGTGACGTCCGCAGATGCTCCGGCCAGGTCTCGGCTGCGCCGAACACCGCCTCGACCGCCTGCCGTGCCCAGCCGTCCCCGCCCTGCCCTTCGAACACGTCCGTCTGCAACGGCGTCATCCCTTCCTGACCGGTCCACGGTCGCCGCGGAGCGCAGCCGGTGAAGACTCGTCGCCGTTCGACACCCGGACAACGGCCCGGACCCATCGCCAGGAGGTGCCGAGCCCAAGAATCTGGCCAGGCCAGTGGCCGGTCAGCCAACCATGCCGCGGCCGGCCAGCATGCCCGACACCACTCGGGGTCTGGAGACGAGTCGTGCCGAACGGAAGCGGCGGCGATCACTGCGCGCACGGCGGGTTCAGCGCCCGGCCAGGGCTGCCGATGTCGACGAGGCACCGTGCCATCGCAGGCACGGGAGAGCCGAGGCGGCGCAGCGATGGAACGGACGTTGCCGGCGATGCCGGGACTGTCGCAGATGGCGCCGTGCGGGCCGTTCGACGCGGCCGCCCAGCCGCGGTGGTTCGTGCACCCCGAGGGCACCACCCGCCGGCTCGACCTGCGTGCCTACCGCGAGGCGATGGTCGCGGCCGGGATGCCGCCGGAGGCGGCCGAGGACGTCACGCGACGGATGCGGGAGCACGGCGCGACACAGGTGCTGTGGGCGTCGGGGAGCGGTGGGCGGCGACGTGCCGTCGCCGCGTACTGGGACGTGCGCGTCACCGTCCTGTCCTCGCCGGCGTGGCCGGCGGTACCCGGCCTGACCGGCGCGGGGGACACCCCGCCGTCGGGGTCGGTGCCGGTGGATCGCCTCACCGGTCGGGACGGGGTCGTCAGCGCCCACCGGGTCGCCACCGGTCCACGGCACTTCCCTGCGCGGCCGGCGGCGACCGCCGGGCCTCTCGCCGGCGCCCGTTCCCGGGTGCTGGTGCGGGCCCGCCAGGTCGCCTACGCCGCCGTGGCGGTCGGTCACGCGGGCGTCACGGTCACGGTCGGGGGCGGCTCCCCGGTGAGCGTCGAGGACGCCCTCGTCCGGCTGGTCGACGTGCTGCTCGACGACCTCGCCGACGAGGTCGTGCGACGTCGCTCCGGCGCGTGACACGCCCCGCCGTGGCGGGTCACGACGGAGGGCTCGTCAGGGTCGCCGTACGCCCCGCTCGGCGACCGGTGTCGACCCTTCGCCGGACCGGCTCCTGCCCCGCGAGGCCACGGAGGCGTCGTCGTCGGCGCTACGTGGCAGGGTGAACGTGAAGCGGGTGCCGCCGGCGTCGCGCGGCGCCGCGTGGATCGTGCCCGCGTGCTGTTCCACGACCCGCTGGCAGATCGCCAGGCCGATGCCGGTACCGGGGTAACCGGCGCGGGCGTCGCTGGTGCGCACGAAGGGACGGAAGATCTCCTCCGCGCGTTCCGGGTCGATGCCGATGCCGTTGTCGTCGACGTGGACCGCCACGCCGTCCTCGCCGTGCGGTTCCGCCCACACCCGCACGTGCGGCTCCACCCCGGGCGGGACGTACTTGAGCGCGTTGCCGACGAGGTTGTCGAGCAGTTGGCGCAGGCGCGGGCGGTCGCCCAGGACCGCCGGCAGGGCCTCGAGGGTGACGACGCCGTCGGCATCGCGGTCGCGCACGACCTCGCGACCGACCTCCGCGAGCGACACCCACTCCCGGTGCAGATCGGCGTTGGTGACCTCGGCGTAGTCGAGCAGATCGGTGATCAGGTGCTCCATGCGCCGGTGCTGGGTGCTGGCGCGGTCGAGCAGTTCGGCGACGTCGGACGGCAGTCCGGTCGGGGTGGCGCGGGCGAGGTCGACGAAACCGCTCGCACCCGTCAGCGGCGAGCGCAGGTCATGGGCGACCACGTGGGCGAACGCCTGCAGTTCCTCGTTGGCGGCGGTCAGCTCGCGGGTCGCCTGGTCGCGTTCGGTGACCAGGGAGGCGAGGCGACCCGCGTAGCCGTCGAGGCTGCGGAACACGGCTCGGGCCCCGATCAACAGCCCGGCGGTGAGCACGGCGAAGGCCGCCAGCCGCGTGCCGAGGCTGGCCCACCACGACACCGAGAAGCGGCGCTCGGCGAATCCGTACAGGATCAGGTCCCAGGTGTGCAGGCCCAGAGCGGCCGTCACCATCGCCCGCGGCCAGGTCTGTTCCCGTCCCGAGGCGATGATCCAGGCCCACAGCGCGGTCGCGGACACGGCCGTGACGACCGTCAGCATCCCCCGGAAGAAGCTGGTGTAGGTGCCGTCCGCCGCGACCAGCTCCGCCGGCTCCGGCCAGCCGGTGGCGGCCGCCGCGATCAGGACGAACGAGACCCCCACGATACTGCGACGCAGCCACCGGCGGTCGGCGGCGGGGCTGAGCGCGACGAGTGCGAGCACCGCGATCACCGTGTGCCAGGACAGGTACAGCGCGGCGGTCTCGTCGGGATCGATGCCCAGTGCGAAGTCCGTGGGCACCAGATCGGGGAAGCTCAGCAGGGCGGTGGCCATCGCCACCGCCGACAGCACGTAGGCGCTGCCCATCCAGGCCAACGCCGGGTCGTGGTCGATCTCGCGGTGCATGCGCAACAGCCACGCGGCCGCCAGGGCGAGCACCAGCGCGACCGTGTAGACCGCCGGCGCCGCGTCGACGAGCACCGGCAGGGTCGGACTGAGGGCGAGGAACCCGACGAAGGCGATCCCGGCGGCCGCCATGGTGCCGAGCAGCATGCCCCGCCGGAGCGTCTCCGGCGGGCGGCTCAGATCCAGGCCGTCCTGGTCACCCGCGGTCACGGGGGGTTCAGCCACAGTGTCTCCGCTGCACGGCGTCCTCGACGTCGGAAGCTCGTGCTGAACCCCCGTCGGCCGGACCAGCGTAGAGCAAAAGTCGCTCAGCGTGTTCGCATGCCTCCGCTGCGCTGCCAGGCCGACGCCGAGCGGGGAACAGCGCGACGGAGGGTGGCGCCCTAGGCTGCCGGAAACCGTCCGTAGGAGCGCCGCGTTGACCTTCCGTGCCGAGGAGCTGTTGGCGGGACTGCCCTCGCCGTTCGACGCACGCAGCAGTTCCTTCTTCGAGACGTTGCGCCGACAGGCACCAGACGCGGTGCCGCCGGTGTTCGCCGGCGGGCCCATGGCCGAGGAGCTGCGCGGTCGGCTCGTCGACGGGACCACCGTGCTCGCCGTGCGCGCCGCCGACGGCGTGGTGATCGCCGGTGACCGCCGTGCGACCGCCGGCAACCTGATCTCGCGCGGGGACATGCGCAAGATCTTCCCGGCCGACGACTGGTCGGCGGTCGGGATCAGCGGGACGGCCGGACCGGCGATGGAGCTCGCGCGGATCTTCGCCACCGAGCTCGAGCACTACGAGAAGGTCGAGGGCGATCCGCTGTCGCTGGAGGGCAAGTCGAACAAGCTGGCCGGGCTGGTGCGGGCGCACCTGCCCATGGCGATGCAGGGCCTGATCGTCGTGCCCCTGTTCGCCGGCGTCGACCCCCGCACTGGCGAAGGGCGCATCTACGAGTACGACCCCGTCGGCGGGCGGTATCGCGCCACCTCCCACGCGGCCACGGGATCGGGATCCCTGGCTGCGCGCGCCACGCTCAAGCGCCTGGTCACGGCCGGTTCCGACCTCCGGACCGCCGCTTCGGTAGCGGTCGAGGCGCTGTTCGACGCTGCTGAGGAGGACAGCGCCACCGGCGGGCCGGACCTGATCCGGTCGATCTACCCGATCGTCGCCTCCATCGACGCCGAGGGCTACCGCGAGCTCACCGACGAGCAGGTCGCCGCCCACGTCGAGGACACCGTCGAGCGCCGCCGCAACCGCTGAGCCCGCTCCCCGGGCGCCCGCGTCCGCTCCTGCACCAGGAAGGTCCACCCCGTGGCCACCCCCTTCTACGTCGCCCCCGAACAGTTCATGAAGGACCGGGCCGAGTACGCCCGCAAGGGCATCGCCCGCGGACGCGCCCTGGTCGCCGCGGAGTACCGCGACGGGGTCGTGTTCGTCAGCGAGAATCCGTCACGGTCGTTGCACAAGACCTCGGAGATCTACGACCGGATCGGCTTCGCGGCCGTGGGGCGCTACAACGAGTTCGAGTCCATGCGTGTCGCCGGCATCCGACTCGCGGACGTCAAGGGCTACCAGTACGCGCGTGAGGACGTCACCGCCAAGGCCCTGGCCAACGCCTACTCGCAGGCGCTCGGCGCGATCTTCATGGGCGGCGAGGCCAAGCCCTACGAGGTCGAGCTGCTGATCGCCGAGGTCGGGCACGAGCCCGACGGTGAAGGTGCCGGGCTCGACCTCTACCACATCATCTACGACGGCTCGATCGTGCCCCACGACCACCGGTTCGTCGTCATCGGTGGGGAGACCGAGCCGATCGAACAGTCGCTGCAGCAGCAGTGGACGCCCGGTATGGATCGCGACGCCGCGATCCGGACCTGCGTCGACGCGCTGCGCGCCGCCGCCGGGCGTCCGATCGAGTCCGACGACCTCGAGGTCTCCGGTCTCGACATCACCCGCCAGCGGCGACGGTTCTTCCGCCTGCGCGACGAGGCCCTGCGGGCGGCCGTCGAACGCTGAGCCGGGCACCGACGAACCGGGGGGCCGGAGTCGGGTCCGGGGCCCGTCGCCGCGTTCGACCCTCTCGTCGACGCGCGCCCGGAGCCAGGTCCGCGCGCTCGTGGCGCCGATGGGGCACCATGCGGCTGCTGGACGACAGGAGCCGCAGTGCGTCGACGGATCTTCGGGATCGAGAACGAGTACGGCGTCACCTGCACCTTCCAGGGCCAGCGCCGGCTCAGTCCTGACGAGGTCGCGCGCTACCTGTTCCGACGGGTGGTGAGCTGGGGCCGCTCCTCGAACGTGTTCCTGGAGAACGGTGCGCGGCTGTACCTGGACGTCGGATCCCATCCGGAGTACGCCACCCCGGAGTGCGACTCGCCGCGCCAGGCGGTCGTGCACGACAAGGCCGGCGAGCGCATCGTCGAGGACCTCGTGCTCGCCGCCGAGCAGCGGCTGCACGAGGAGGGCATCTCCGGCACCATCTCGCTGTTCAAGAACAACACGGATTCGGCCGGCAACTCCTACGGCTGTCACGAGAACTACCTCGTGGCGCGGGTGGGCGAGTTCCAGCGCCTGGCCGAGGCCCTGATCCCGTTCCTGGTGACGCGCCAGGTGTTCGCCGGCGCGGGCAAGGTCCTGCAGACCCCGCGCGGGGCCGTGTTCAGCCTGTCGCAGCGGGCCGAGCACATCTGGGAGGGCGTCAGCTCGGCGACCACGCGCTCGCGGCCGATCATCAACACCCGCGACGAGCCCCACGCCGACGCGGAGCGGTTCCGCCGGCTGCACGTCATCGTGGGTGACTCGAACATGAGCGAGTACACCAGTTGGCTGAAGGTGGCCACCTGTGACCTGGTGCTCCGGATGCTCGAGGAACAGGCGGTCATCCGGGACCTGACCCTGGACAACCCGATCCGGGCCATCCGCGAGATCAGCCACGACGTCACCGGCACGCGGCGCATCCGGCTCGCCAACGGCCGCGAGCTGTCCGCGCTGGAGATCCAGCAGCTCTACCTCGAGCGGGTCGAGCGCTTCGTCGAGGCCTCGCACGACGCCGACGACGAGGCCAAGCGCGTGGTCACCGAGTGGCGCCACGTCCTCGAGCAGCTCGTCGAGGACCCGATGTCGCTCGGCCGTCAGCTCGACTGGGTCGCCAAGTACCGACTCGTCGAGTCCTACCGCGCCAAGCACGACCTGCCGCTGGCGCATGCACGGGTGCAGTTGCTCGACCTCGCCTACCACGACGTGGTCCGTGACCGCGGCCTGTACTACCTGCTCCAGCGGCAGGGACGCGCGCAGCGGCTGCTCGATGACGCCGAGATCGACGAGGCGACGACCACGCCGCCGGCCTCCACCCGCGCGGCGCTGCGTGGACGCTTCATCACCGCCGCCAAGCGCAACCGACGGGACTACACCGTCGACTGGGTCCACCTCAAGCTCAACGACCAGGCCCAGCGCACCGTGCTGTGCAAGGACCCGTTCCGGTTCGAGGACGAACGGGTGGACAAGCTCATCGCGGCCATGTGACCGTCCGCGGGGCCACTACCCTTCCGGGCCGTGGTGGTGGCGGACGGAGGGTCGAGGTGGCGGCGAAGGTCGAACGGCTGGTGAACCTGACCGTCGCGCTCCTCGAGGCGCGACAGCCGATGACCCTGGCGGAGATCCGTCGCCGCACCCGGTACTACACCCAGGGGGATCCGGAGTCGTCACGCCGGATGTTCGAGCGTGACAAGGACGATCTGCGCCGGTTGGGGGTGCCGGTCGAGACCCGCGAGGTCGCCTTCGGCGACGACCTCGGTTACGTCATCGACCGGGGCGCGTACGAACTCGCCGACGTCGACCTGACCGCCGAGGAGGTCGCGGCCCTGTCGCTGGCGGTCCAGCTGACGGGCACCGAGGGTGCCCATCTCGCGCTCGCGAAGCTGGCCGCGCGGGCCCCCGACCCGGCCGAACTCGCGACCTCGCCCACCACGCGGGTCTCGCTCGCTCCCGACCCGGTCGACGCCGTCGCCGACGCGGTGGTCTCGCGTACGCCGCTGAGCTTCCCGTACCGCACGGCCGGCGGCGAGACGGCGCGGCGCACCGTCGACCCGTACGCGGTCGTGCAGCGCCGTGGTGCCTGGTACCTCGTCGGTCGCGACCACGACCGCGACGCGGTGCGCGCCTTCCGCCTCGACCGGTTCGTCGGCCGGGCGCGCGATGCCGGCCCCCCGGCGGCCTACGTCGTCCCGGACGGATTCGATCCGGCCGCGCACGTGTCGGGTCCGGAGGTGGCACGGGTCGACGTCGAGGTCGCGGTGCGTCCCGCGGCCAGGTGGACGGTCGAGTTGCACGGTGGGGTGGACACCGGTCGGACACGCGACGGCCAGCCGGTGCTGCGCCTCCGGGGGCTGGATCCGGTCCGCGACCGCTCCTGGCTGCTGGGCCTCGGCGACGACGTCGAGGTGCTCGCGCCCCCGGAGTTGCGCGACGCGGTGATGACGGCCCTTCGTGAACTGGCCGGACAGGAGGCCTGACGATGGCGGCCGTCGGTGACGTGGCGAGGATGCTGACCCTGGTGCCGTGGCTGCTCGAGCGGCCGGGGGCCTCGGTGGCCGAGACGGCCGAGGCGTTCGGGGTCAGCGAGGCGACCATCCGCCGTGACCTCGGACATCTCGACTTCTGTGGACTGCCCGGCCTCGGCGGAGGCGACCTGTTCGAGGTGGACCTGGTCGGTGACCGCGTGGTCGTGCAGATGGCCGACGAGCTGCGACGACCGCTGCGGCCCACGCCGCGCGAGGCACTGCGCCTCGTGCTCACGCTGGACGCGGTCACCGAGGCGCTGGCCGAGGAGTTGCCGGCGCTGCGGACGGCGGTGGACAAGGTGCGTGGTGCCCTGGGCATCCCCGAGACGGTCGCCGACGTGGTCGACCCGGGCGCCTCGGCCCTCGTGCCCCGGCTGCGACGTGCCATCGCCGCCGAGCGACAGGTCCGCGTCCGCTACCAGGGACGTGCCGACGACGTCCCGCAGTGGCGCACCGTGGATCCGTGGGCGCTGCAGGTCGTCGACGGCATCTGGTACCTGCGCGGCCACGACGCCGACGTCGGTGCCCCCCGCACCTTCCGGCTCGACCGGGTCGCCGAACTCGAGCCGACCGACGAGCCCCGTCGTCAACCGGCGCCCGAGCAGCTGCCGCCGCCCGCCTACGCGCCGGGCCCCGACGACCTCGAGGTGGTGATCGAACTGGCGCCGGGCGGTCGATGGGTGATCGACGCGTTGACGGTGGACGAACTCGAGGAACAGCCCGACGGCACGGTGCGTGTCCGGCTGCGCACCGACGCACCGGGGTGGCTGGCACGGGTGGTCCTCACCGCGGGGGGCGCCGCGCGGGTCGTCGCCCCCGAGGAGCTCCGACGACGTGTGCGGGACCTCGCGACGCGTGCGCTGCACCGCTACGCGACCGACGCGCCCGCAGACTGACTAGTACGCGGCGGTGACCTTCGGAGCATTTGCAGGTTGAACACCTGAAACCTTCTCCGTGTGCGGCCGATGAATCGATTCACTGGCGCACGAAGGAGGCCGCACATGACGAGGATCCGCGCGAACTGCCCCGGTTGTGGCGAGGTCGACCTGCGGCCGCCCGACGTAACGCTGCGCATCGTGCGCGCCGACGACGGGCTGGTCGGGGAGGGGAGCACCTACCGCTTCCTGTGCCCGGACTGCGACGAGCTGGTCACCAAGCCGGCTGACGAGCGGATCGCGCAGCTGCTCACCACGGGCGGCGTGCCGATCGAGGAGTTCGGGGACATCGACCGCCTCCTCGAGCTGCTGCTGCCGCCGCACCCCGAGGGCACCATCGACGCCCCGGCCTTCACGGACGACGACCTGCTGGACATGCAGAACCTGCTGAAGGGCGACGACTGGTTCGAGCAGCTCCTGGCCACCTGAGGTGTCGGCGCGGCGACACCGCCTAGACTCCGGACGCCCGCTCGTGGGCGTCCGTCGTCGTCAGGTCCCGCCATGCCCGTCCCCGTGGTCGCCGTCGTCGTCGGGGTGTTGCTCGCCACCCTCGTCGCGCTCGTCGTCCTCGTCGTGGTGCTCGTGCGCCGCCTGGCGCGGATGGCCGGTGACGTGCGCGAACTCGAACGGCGGCTCGCGCCGGCACTCGCCCAGTTGCAGCGCGACGCCGAGGTGACCTCGGTCGAGCTCGAACGGGTCGGTGACGCGTTCTCCCGCGTCGGGCGGGACCGGAGCAGCTAGACTGCCCGAGCGGGGGATCCGCCCTCCGCACGGCTGCCTCGACGCCAGGAACGCTCCCATGACCATGCCCGGCGGTTGGGAACTGATCGTCATCCTGTTCATCGTGCTGTTGCTGTTCGGGGCCAAGAAGCTGCCCGACCTGGCCGGTTCGGTCGGCAAGAGCATCAAGGAGTTCCGCAAGGCCTCCGACGAGGCCGACGCGGAGTCGCGTGCCCGCGAGGACGAGCAGCCGCCAGCGCCGCGTCGTGACCCGGAGTCCTGACGCCGTCGCTGAGGGCGACACCCCCGGCGAGATGACGCTGTTCGAGCACCTCGCCGAGCTGCGGACCCGGCTCTTCCGCGCCCTGCTGGCGCTCGCCGTGGGCAGCATCGTCGGCTACGTCCTGTTCCCGTGGGTGCTGCAGGGGCTGGTCGACCCCTACTGCCAGGCGCTGGCGGTCCTCCGGCCCGAGGACAGCTGCAACCTGATCGCGCTCCGGCCGCTGGAGCCGTTCTCCGTGCGGATGAAGACCGCCGTGGTCATCGGCCTGTTCGTCGGCGGCCCGGTGATCTTCTACCAACTGTGGCGCTTCATCACGCCCGGGTTGACGCGCACCGAACGCCGCTACGCACTGCCGTTCGTGATCCTGAGTCAGGTCATGTTCGCGCTCGGCATCGGGTTCGCCTACCTCGTCATCCCGCAGGGACTGCGGATCCTGCTCGGGATCGCCGGTCCCGACGTGGAGACGATGCTGTCGGCCAACGAGTACCTGTCGTTCTTCCTGACCACCTCGGTGGCCTTCGGGCTGGTGTTCGAACTGCCGCTGGTGCTGGTGTTCCTGTCGCTGGTCGGCATCCTCCAGTCGGCGCAGCTGCGGGCCTGGCGGCCCTACGCCTACGTGGTGATCCTGGTGGCCGCGGCCTTCATCACGCCCACGACCGACGCCGTCACGCTGCTGTTGATGGCCGGACCGATGATCCTGTTCTACGAGTTCTCGATCGTCGCCGCCCGGCTCATCGAACGGGCACGTCGCCGCCGGAGTCGCGCGTGACCCCGCACGACGTCGGTCCGCGCCCGACGGGCGTGACGGGCACGGGGGAGATGGACACCTCGACCCTGATGCGGCTGCGACGCGCGCTCTACCGCGCGCGTCGGGCCCGCCTGGGTCGCGCACTCGTGCTGACGACACTGGCGCTGATCGCGGGGTTCCTGCTCGGACGGGAGACCGCCCCGGAACCCGGACCGCAGCTGCGTACGACGCTCGAGCAGCGCGTCCTGCCGCTGGTGTTCGACGCGGACGGCATCTGGACCTCGGGCACCGGCGCCCAGCCGTCGGTCAGCGAGGCGCTCGTGGCCCTGCAACGCGACGAGGACCCGTCGCTGGTCCTCGCGGCCGACGATGTCTGGCTGGCCGCCTACGACAACGTGCTCGATCGCCTCGCCGTGCTCGACGTGCCACCCGAGGGCCGTCCGGTGCAGCGGCAGTTCATCAACGGCATCACGCTCTCGCGCGACGCGGTGGTGGTGCTCGCACGCGCCGCGGACGTCGACGACGCCGACCGTCGGGCGGGGTTGCTCACGGAGACCGCGCGGTTGCGCGTCCGTGGCGAACAGATCGTGCAGTCGGCGCGGGCGGGCATCCACGACCTCGACGGTGGCTCCGGCGAGGTGACGACGCTTCCCGACCTC
Coding sequences:
- the pafA gene encoding Pup--protein ligase encodes the protein MRRRIFGIENEYGVTCTFQGQRRLSPDEVARYLFRRVVSWGRSSNVFLENGARLYLDVGSHPEYATPECDSPRQAVVHDKAGERIVEDLVLAAEQRLHEEGISGTISLFKNNTDSAGNSYGCHENYLVARVGEFQRLAEALIPFLVTRQVFAGAGKVLQTPRGAVFSLSQRAEHIWEGVSSATTRSRPIINTRDEPHADAERFRRLHVIVGDSNMSEYTSWLKVATCDLVLRMLEEQAVIRDLTLDNPIRAIREISHDVTGTRRIRLANGRELSALEIQQLYLERVERFVEASHDADDEAKRVVTEWRHVLEQLVEDPMSLGRQLDWVAKYRLVESYRAKHDLPLAHARVQLLDLAYHDVVRDRGLYYLLQRQGRAQRLLDDAEIDEATTTPPASTRAALRGRFITAAKRNRRDYTVDWVHLKLNDQAQRTVLCKDPFRFEDERVDKLIAAM
- a CDS encoding helix-turn-helix transcriptional regulator, translating into MAAKVERLVNLTVALLEARQPMTLAEIRRRTRYYTQGDPESSRRMFERDKDDLRRLGVPVETREVAFGDDLGYVIDRGAYELADVDLTAEEVAALSLAVQLTGTEGAHLALAKLAARAPDPAELATSPTTRVSLAPDPVDAVADAVVSRTPLSFPYRTAGGETARRTVDPYAVVQRRGAWYLVGRDHDRDAVRAFRLDRFVGRARDAGPPAAYVVPDGFDPAAHVSGPEVARVDVEVAVRPAARWTVELHGGVDTGRTRDGQPVLRLRGLDPVRDRSWLLGLGDDVEVLAPPELRDAVMTALRELAGQEA
- a CDS encoding helix-turn-helix transcriptional regulator, giving the protein MAAVGDVARMLTLVPWLLERPGASVAETAEAFGVSEATIRRDLGHLDFCGLPGLGGGDLFEVDLVGDRVVVQMADELRRPLRPTPREALRLVLTLDAVTEALAEELPALRTAVDKVRGALGIPETVADVVDPGASALVPRLRRAIAAERQVRVRYQGRADDVPQWRTVDPWALQVVDGIWYLRGHDADVGAPRTFRLDRVAELEPTDEPRRQPAPEQLPPPAYAPGPDDLEVVIELAPGGRWVIDALTVDELEEQPDGTVRVRLRTDAPGWLARVVLTAGGAARVVAPEELRRRVRDLATRALHRYATDAPAD
- a CDS encoding Sec-independent protein translocase subunit TatA/TatB yields the protein MTMPGGWELIVILFIVLLLFGAKKLPDLAGSVGKSIKEFRKASDEADAESRAREDEQPPAPRRDPES
- the tatC gene encoding twin-arginine translocase subunit TatC, producing MTRSPDAVAEGDTPGEMTLFEHLAELRTRLFRALLALAVGSIVGYVLFPWVLQGLVDPYCQALAVLRPEDSCNLIALRPLEPFSVRMKTAVVIGLFVGGPVIFYQLWRFITPGLTRTERRYALPFVILSQVMFALGIGFAYLVIPQGLRILLGIAGPDVETMLSANEYLSFFLTTSVAFGLVFELPLVLVFLSLVGILQSAQLRAWRPYAYVVILVAAAFITPTTDAVTLLLMAGPMILFYEFSIVAARLIERARRRRSRA